From Methanocella paludicola SANAE, a single genomic window includes:
- the lonB gene encoding ATP-dependent protease LonB: MSEEVKIEKQDDLCGGLEFNSTSDIEVPTKLIDQVIGQEHAVEVIKKAANQRRHVMMIGTPGTGKSMLAKAMAELLPKEELQDVLIYHNPEDGNNPKVRVVPAGKGKQIVNAHKMEAQKSSQMRNLIIVFAMLGILVFAFVYLREQFMWAIIAVLLLLLLLRYVTPKETVITPKLLVTNQGKTTAPFIDATGAHAGALLGDVRHDPFQSGGLETPAHDRVEAGAIHKAHKGVLFIDEINTLRMESQQHLLTALQEKKFHITGQSERSSGAMVKTDPVPCDFIMVLAGNLDAKEGMHPALRSRIKGYGYELYMTDSMEDNPENRRKLVRFVAQEVMRDGKIPHFDHSAVDEIIREARRRAGRKGHLTLKLRDLGGLVRVSGDIARSEGAALTTADHVLKAKKISRSVEQQLADTYLDQRRDYRLFKAAGEEVGRVNGLAVIGGDSGIVLPIVAEVTPALSKAEGHVYATGKLKSIAKESVQNVSAIIKKFTGYDISSMDVHIQFVGAYEGVEGDSASVSIATAVISALSQIPIDQTVAMTGSLSVRGEVLPIGGVTYKIEAAALAGIKTVLIPKSNVGDVLIEEVYKDKVKIIPVTNISEVLEYALVGKMKESFLDKIRNFSMDKMGIGIFDKALPH, translated from the coding sequence TTGAGTGAAGAAGTAAAAATAGAAAAACAGGACGACCTGTGCGGAGGCCTCGAGTTCAACTCGACCAGCGATATCGAGGTGCCCACCAAGCTGATCGACCAGGTGATCGGCCAGGAGCACGCGGTGGAGGTCATCAAGAAGGCCGCGAACCAGCGCCGCCACGTCATGATGATCGGCACGCCGGGCACGGGCAAGTCAATGCTCGCCAAGGCCATGGCCGAGCTGCTCCCCAAGGAGGAGCTTCAGGACGTTCTCATCTACCATAACCCCGAAGATGGCAACAACCCGAAAGTCAGGGTGGTCCCCGCGGGCAAGGGCAAGCAGATCGTAAACGCCCACAAGATGGAGGCCCAGAAGAGCTCCCAGATGCGCAACCTCATCATCGTGTTCGCCATGCTGGGCATACTGGTCTTCGCCTTCGTTTACCTGCGCGAGCAGTTCATGTGGGCGATCATCGCCGTATTACTATTACTGTTACTGCTGAGGTACGTTACCCCGAAAGAGACGGTCATAACGCCGAAGCTGTTAGTCACTAACCAGGGCAAGACCACGGCGCCGTTCATCGACGCCACGGGCGCCCACGCGGGCGCGCTCCTGGGCGACGTGAGGCACGACCCGTTCCAGTCCGGCGGGCTTGAGACCCCGGCGCACGACCGAGTCGAGGCCGGCGCCATTCACAAAGCCCACAAGGGCGTACTGTTCATCGACGAGATCAACACGCTCCGCATGGAGAGCCAGCAGCATTTACTGACTGCTCTCCAGGAGAAGAAGTTCCACATCACGGGCCAGTCCGAGAGGTCCTCGGGCGCAATGGTCAAGACCGACCCGGTGCCCTGCGACTTCATCATGGTGCTGGCGGGCAACCTCGACGCGAAAGAGGGCATGCACCCGGCGCTGAGGAGCCGTATCAAGGGGTACGGCTACGAGCTGTACATGACCGACTCCATGGAGGATAACCCGGAGAACCGGCGCAAGCTCGTGCGCTTCGTCGCCCAGGAGGTCATGAGGGACGGCAAGATCCCGCACTTCGACCACAGCGCCGTAGACGAGATCATCCGCGAGGCGAGGCGCAGGGCCGGCCGCAAGGGCCACCTCACGCTCAAGCTGCGTGACCTGGGCGGCCTCGTGCGAGTGTCGGGCGACATCGCGAGGTCCGAAGGGGCCGCGCTGACGACCGCCGACCACGTGCTCAAGGCGAAGAAGATATCCCGCTCGGTGGAGCAGCAGCTCGCCGACACCTACCTCGACCAGAGGCGGGACTACCGGCTGTTCAAGGCGGCCGGGGAAGAGGTCGGCCGCGTGAACGGCCTGGCCGTCATCGGCGGCGACTCGGGCATCGTGCTCCCCATCGTTGCGGAGGTCACCCCCGCCCTATCGAAGGCGGAGGGCCACGTGTACGCCACGGGCAAGCTCAAGTCCATCGCCAAGGAGTCGGTCCAGAACGTGAGCGCCATCATCAAGAAGTTCACGGGATACGACATCTCGAGCATGGACGTGCACATCCAGTTCGTCGGCGCCTACGAGGGCGTCGAGGGCGACAGCGCCTCCGTGTCCATCGCGACGGCGGTCATATCGGCGCTATCCCAGATACCCATCGACCAGACGGTGGCCATGACGGGCTCGCTGTCCGTCCGGGGCGAAGTGCTCCCCATCGGCGGCGTCACCTACAAGATCGAGGCGGCCGCGCTGGCGGGCATAAAGACCGTGCTCATCCCGAAGTCCAACGTGGGCGACGTGCTCATCGAGGAAGTATACAAGGACAAGGTCAAGATCATCCCGGTCACGAACATCAGCGAGGTGCTGGAGTATGCGCTCGTGGGCAAGATGAAGGAGTCCTTCCTCGATAAGATCCGGAACTTCAGCATGGACAAGATGGGCATCGGCATCTTTGATAAGGCCCTGCCCCACTAA
- a CDS encoding peptidase MA family metallohydrolase, whose protein sequence is MLCSLLPLQAMANGVDYSAGFVPEAPKGFQAISGQDFEICYGPGSEGDIDEVADAASAAYASVHAFFRGAPFHPTIIVASAHEEYEEILNAGSLPEYSVSSGWGDGSRSAIVIKRPDAVPNFRVAMAHEMAHIATRSYIRGYKYALPEWFSEGLAVYVSGDLPGAKMGMVEDNCVNGTLMSIDELERVHRLSATDNVTADRVSLAYMQSGLLVKYIADKYGNESLLQVMDHFGPIGDLDSVFSSVIGDTPNEVNFQWQKELKRELDARDGRILEQSVHGYVVDHHGRPMANETVSFTALRNDSPVQGTVYTAVTGEAGQYSANVTYGPLKVVSEKPEYAGFNDTITVDRGRSMFLNVTLNGTALEERLAREKAERDRRNMILGGSGIAIVCIMAAGFVYIRRRRSE, encoded by the coding sequence TTCTGCGGGATTCGTCCCGGAGGCGCCGAAGGGATTTCAGGCCATATCCGGCCAGGACTTCGAAATCTGCTATGGCCCGGGGAGCGAGGGCGACATCGACGAGGTGGCGGACGCGGCGAGCGCCGCTTACGCCAGCGTCCATGCCTTCTTCCGGGGAGCGCCCTTCCACCCGACCATCATCGTCGCCTCCGCCCACGAGGAGTACGAGGAGATACTGAACGCCGGGAGCCTGCCCGAATACAGCGTGAGCAGCGGGTGGGGGGATGGGAGCAGGAGCGCCATCGTCATCAAGCGCCCCGATGCGGTGCCTAACTTTCGGGTGGCCATGGCGCACGAGATGGCCCACATCGCCACGAGGAGCTATATCCGGGGATACAAGTACGCCCTGCCCGAATGGTTCAGCGAGGGCCTGGCCGTCTACGTGTCGGGCGACCTTCCCGGGGCCAAGATGGGCATGGTCGAGGATAACTGTGTGAACGGCACGCTGATGTCCATCGACGAGCTCGAGCGGGTCCACCGGCTCTCGGCCACGGATAACGTGACGGCCGACCGGGTGAGCCTGGCCTACATGCAGTCCGGGCTGCTGGTGAAGTACATCGCCGATAAGTACGGCAACGAGTCGCTGCTTCAAGTCATGGACCATTTCGGGCCGATCGGGGACCTGGACTCGGTCTTCTCGTCGGTCATCGGGGACACGCCGAACGAAGTTAATTTCCAGTGGCAAAAGGAGCTTAAAAGGGAACTGGACGCCCGGGACGGGCGAATTCTCGAGCAGTCCGTCCACGGCTATGTGGTCGACCACCATGGCCGCCCCATGGCTAACGAGACAGTATCCTTCACGGCGCTGCGGAACGACTCGCCCGTCCAGGGGACGGTGTATACGGCCGTGACTGGCGAGGCGGGACAATACTCGGCCAACGTCACGTACGGCCCGCTGAAGGTTGTATCGGAAAAGCCCGAATATGCCGGGTTCAACGATACGATAACGGTGGACAGGGGCCGGTCGATGTTCCTGAACGTGACGCTGAACGGGACAGCACTGGAAGAGAGACTGGCCAGGGAGAAGGCGGAGCGGGACCGCAGGAACATGATCCTCGGAGGATCCGGGATTGCCATTGTTTGCATAATGGCTGCAGGTTTCGTGTATATCAGACGTAGACGATCCGAATGA
- a CDS encoding TldD/PmbA family protein: protein MNFKRLIDLALKEGATEAEIFYSKGRVVNVETQKGSVGFAEESVSDGIGIRVIAGGAFGYSSVNDPRKYEDAVRTAVKCARARGRDPSLKGLPGPKPYKSVSGIYDPRIDEMKLDACIDTTAQMVSEATKEEGVSVTFGKFSSQVSEATIINSNGIEAHEKETAAYGYIDVILKKADQVSTAYDYDVSRALDVNFPAIGSSAARLAVSSLNAVSIESKTCDVLLGPQAFADVMEGTLLFAINSENVQKGRSSLADKIGKAVSVDGLTMVDDGLIPEGLGTSAFDDEGVPTQITKIIGDGVLETFIYDSYTAGKAGRESTGNAVRGTYQLSPKVGPHNVRFEYPRCDVIGETKKGIYVNSIIGAHTANPITGDFSVECRNSFIVEDGQKTKPIKSMMMSGNAFEFMSKIAAMGRDDRKLGAFVVPTVRVKDVHVTRGSQ from the coding sequence ATGAACTTCAAGAGGCTCATCGACCTGGCCCTGAAAGAGGGCGCCACCGAGGCGGAGATCTTCTACTCGAAGGGCCGCGTGGTCAACGTCGAGACGCAGAAGGGCTCGGTCGGCTTCGCCGAGGAGAGCGTGTCCGACGGCATCGGCATCAGGGTCATCGCCGGCGGGGCGTTCGGATACTCGTCGGTGAACGATCCCCGGAAATACGAGGACGCCGTCCGGACGGCGGTGAAGTGCGCCAGGGCCCGGGGGCGAGACCCCTCTCTGAAAGGGCTGCCCGGCCCGAAGCCGTATAAGAGCGTCTCGGGCATCTACGACCCGCGCATCGACGAGATGAAGCTCGACGCCTGCATCGACACGACGGCACAGATGGTCTCCGAGGCCACGAAGGAGGAGGGCGTCTCCGTCACGTTCGGCAAGTTCTCCAGCCAGGTCTCCGAGGCGACGATAATCAATTCCAACGGCATCGAGGCCCACGAGAAGGAGACCGCCGCATACGGGTACATCGACGTCATATTGAAGAAAGCGGACCAGGTCTCCACGGCCTACGACTACGACGTTTCCAGGGCGCTGGACGTGAACTTCCCGGCCATCGGCTCCAGCGCGGCCCGGCTCGCCGTCAGCTCGCTGAACGCCGTGTCTATCGAGAGCAAGACCTGCGACGTGCTCCTCGGCCCGCAGGCGTTCGCCGACGTCATGGAAGGCACGCTTTTATTCGCCATCAACTCCGAGAACGTGCAGAAGGGCCGGTCCAGCCTGGCCGACAAGATCGGCAAGGCAGTCTCGGTCGACGGGCTGACCATGGTAGACGACGGGCTCATACCCGAAGGCCTGGGGACCTCCGCCTTCGACGACGAGGGCGTGCCCACGCAGATCACTAAAATTATAGGCGATGGCGTGCTGGAGACGTTCATCTACGACAGCTACACCGCGGGCAAGGCGGGCCGGGAGTCGACGGGCAACGCCGTCCGTGGCACCTACCAGCTCAGCCCCAAGGTCGGGCCGCATAACGTCCGGTTCGAGTACCCGAGGTGCGATGTCATAGGCGAGACGAAGAAGGGCATCTACGTTAACTCCATCATCGGCGCCCACACGGCCAACCCCATCACAGGGGACTTCTCCGTGGAGTGCAGGAACTCGTTCATCGTGGAGGACGGCCAGAAGACGAAGCCTATAAAGTCCATGATGATGAGCGGCAACGCATTCGAGTTCATGAGCAAGATCGCCGCCATGGGCAGGGACGACAGGAAACTGGGGGCATTCGTGGTGCCGACCGTCAGGGTAAAGGACGTCCACGTCACCCGGGGCAGCCAGTAA
- a CDS encoding TldD/PmbA family protein, which produces MEFYDVREIDGYTAAIAYDNGEVDEISEHFVTGGAVRALVGGSFGFTSVDDVKQMNTAVRDAIAIARQLDRLNPRPKIELAPIPKVKKDVYRVKKKPSDISLEEKQRLVRDIEEALKGDGITSTKVSYSESYSHNTFRSSQGDELEYDAYRTGFSCIAVAKDGPNMQMGRRSYFNVGGYEVFDQCDPVKLAKEAKEEALALLRAGSPPGGHFDVVLDQELAGVFIHEAVGHASEADTVLEGDSCLEGQMGKLIGSELVTVRDDPTRLQYGYYPYDSEGVPSQATAIIEKGVLRNYLNSRETALRFNGHPGNARSGGLMRPVVRMSNTFIDNGEMTRDEVFEGVNGIYLKGSRGGQVNTGEGIFQFNAIMGYIVKDGEIKEPIRDVSISDSTLKTLKNIVRVGNDLKFSSGRCGKAGQGVPVGDGSPHVLVKDAVVGGSA; this is translated from the coding sequence ATGGAATTCTACGATGTCAGGGAGATCGACGGCTATACCGCCGCGATCGCTTACGATAACGGGGAGGTCGACGAGATCTCCGAGCATTTTGTCACCGGGGGAGCGGTGCGTGCCCTCGTCGGAGGGTCGTTCGGCTTCACCAGCGTGGACGACGTGAAGCAGATGAATACTGCCGTCAGGGACGCCATCGCCATCGCCAGGCAGCTTGACAGGCTGAACCCCCGCCCGAAGATCGAGCTCGCCCCCATACCGAAGGTAAAGAAGGACGTGTACCGCGTCAAGAAGAAGCCGTCCGACATATCGCTCGAGGAAAAGCAGCGCCTCGTCAGGGACATCGAGGAGGCGCTCAAAGGGGACGGCATCACCAGCACGAAAGTATCCTATTCCGAATCGTACTCGCACAACACTTTCCGGTCCTCCCAGGGCGATGAGCTCGAGTACGACGCCTACCGGACCGGGTTCAGCTGCATCGCCGTGGCGAAGGACGGCCCCAACATGCAGATGGGCCGGAGGAGTTACTTCAACGTGGGCGGGTACGAGGTGTTCGACCAGTGCGACCCCGTCAAGCTCGCAAAGGAGGCGAAGGAGGAGGCTTTAGCATTATTAAGGGCGGGCAGCCCGCCCGGAGGCCACTTCGACGTGGTGCTCGACCAGGAGCTTGCGGGCGTGTTCATCCACGAGGCCGTGGGCCACGCCTCCGAGGCCGATACCGTTTTAGAGGGAGACTCCTGCCTCGAGGGCCAGATGGGAAAGCTCATCGGAAGCGAGCTGGTCACCGTGAGGGACGACCCCACCCGGCTCCAGTATGGCTATTATCCCTATGACAGCGAGGGCGTGCCCTCCCAGGCCACCGCGATCATCGAGAAGGGCGTGCTCAGGAATTATCTCAACTCCCGGGAGACAGCGCTCCGGTTCAACGGCCATCCGGGCAACGCCCGGTCGGGAGGCCTCATGCGCCCCGTGGTGAGGATGAGCAACACGTTCATCGACAACGGGGAGATGACCCGGGACGAGGTGTTCGAGGGCGTGAACGGCATATATCTAAAAGGCTCCAGGGGCGGACAGGTGAACACCGGCGAGGGCATATTCCAGTTCAACGCCATCATGGGGTACATCGTGAAGGACGGCGAAATAAAGGAGCCCATACGGGACGTATCTATTTCCGACAGCACGCTGAAGACCCTGAAGAACATCGTCCGGGTGGGGAACGACCTGAAGTTCAGCTCGGGCCGTTGCGGTAAGGCCGGGCAGGGCGTACCCGTGGGAGACGGCTCGCCGCACGTCCTGGTGAAGGACGCGGTCGTGGGGGGCTCGGCATGA
- a CDS encoding THUMP domain-containing protein, producing MRRLVFELSGEHDTLPKSEVIGCIEAYGWNYSVIGSYDQALIVDTDADVPILAHRLALTHHILELIFECKADREDIKREAENADIGLGAGETFVVRVKKVREYGDIDGAFERELGAVLWRRGYKVDLDRPDAEYRAILTEGVCIFGRLIASPDRSQYEERAPLKKPFFLPGVLMPRISRAIVNMSRIKNGYMLDPMSGTGGILVEAELISDDIHVVGCDIQKKMAYGTRWNLRHYGKNYDVVRQDSLGMAIKDDSIDAMVTDFPYGQSTPIKGVTPIMGASVEEFHKGALREMHRVLKSGHYAVIVYREPIEKLLKEAGFKVIETHEQYIHRSLTRHITLVRK from the coding sequence ATGAGGCGCCTTGTTTTCGAGCTGTCAGGCGAGCACGATACGCTCCCGAAGAGCGAGGTCATCGGCTGTATCGAGGCTTACGGGTGGAATTACTCTGTTATAGGTAGTTATGACCAGGCGCTGATCGTGGACACTGACGCTGACGTTCCCATTCTGGCGCACCGCCTGGCGCTGACCCACCACATCCTGGAGCTCATTTTCGAGTGTAAGGCTGACAGAGAGGACATTAAGAGAGAGGCGGAAAATGCCGACATCGGCCTCGGCGCAGGCGAGACGTTCGTGGTGAGGGTCAAGAAGGTCCGGGAGTACGGGGACATCGACGGGGCGTTCGAGAGGGAGCTGGGCGCGGTCCTGTGGCGCCGGGGATACAAGGTGGACCTCGACCGCCCGGACGCTGAATACCGTGCTATTCTTACGGAAGGCGTATGCATCTTCGGGAGGCTCATCGCGAGCCCCGACAGGTCCCAGTACGAAGAGCGGGCGCCGCTGAAGAAGCCGTTCTTCCTCCCCGGCGTGCTCATGCCCCGGATAAGCAGGGCCATAGTAAATATGTCCCGGATAAAGAATGGCTATATGCTCGACCCCATGTCGGGCACTGGCGGCATCCTGGTGGAGGCCGAGCTCATCAGCGACGACATCCACGTCGTGGGCTGTGACATCCAGAAGAAGATGGCCTACGGCACGAGGTGGAACCTGAGGCACTACGGCAAGAACTACGACGTCGTGCGGCAGGACTCACTTGGCATGGCTATCAAGGACGACTCCATCGACGCCATGGTCACGGACTTCCCGTACGGCCAGTCGACTCCCATAAAGGGCGTTACGCCCATCATGGGCGCCTCCGTGGAGGAGTTCCATAAGGGCGCTTTAAGGGAGATGCACAGGGTGCTCAAGTCCGGCCATTACGCGGTCATCGTCTACCGGGAGCCCATAGAAAAGCTATTAAAAGAAGCGGGGTTTAAAGTAATCGAAACGCACGAGCAGTACATCCACAGGAGCCTGACCAGGCACATCACGCTTGTGCGGAAATAA
- a CDS encoding pyridoxamine 5'-phosphate oxidase family protein yields MKVVRARKRNMDEAGILDLLSRAEVGQLATAGPDCKPYVIPVCFFYEDGRIYIHCALNGKKLDNIRANPGVSFSVFEVLGMGVGADRPCNSWAYYRSVVASGRARILGGDEKLRPLRLLAEKFAHGPVAEMPSDSVGRTCVVEITIDEVCGKKNEKNKPL; encoded by the coding sequence GTGAAGGTCGTTCGCGCGAGGAAGCGTAACATGGATGAGGCCGGCATCCTCGACTTGCTTTCGAGGGCCGAAGTCGGCCAGCTCGCCACCGCGGGCCCCGATTGTAAGCCCTACGTTATCCCGGTCTGCTTCTTTTACGAGGACGGCCGGATCTACATCCACTGTGCCCTGAATGGTAAAAAGCTTGACAACATAAGAGCTAACCCGGGCGTTTCTTTTTCGGTATTCGAAGTGCTGGGCATGGGCGTGGGCGCCGACCGGCCGTGCAATAGCTGGGCCTACTACCGGAGCGTTGTTGCATCGGGCAGGGCTCGTATCCTGGGCGGCGACGAGAAGCTGAGGCCGCTTCGGCTGCTCGCAGAGAAGTTCGCCCATGGCCCCGTTGCGGAAATGCCCTCCGACTCTGTGGGCAGGACTTGCGTCGTCGAGATCACCATAGATGAGGTCTGCGGCAAGAAGAATGAGAAAAATAAGCCGCTCTAG
- a CDS encoding PFL family protein — translation MIYSIEEILETVRMIQAEHLDIRTVTMGINLRGCISDDIREMNKNIYETITSRAGKLVSEAKAVEEMLGIPIVNKRISVTPIASLLDTPLAGKKNAIEGAVSVAKTLDRAAKDLNIDFIGGYSALVHKGFTTGDSILINSIPEALTSTDRVCSSVNVATTKSGINMDAVLLMGQVMKKTAAINPIGCAKLVVFANAPQDNPFMAGAFHGEGEPETVINVGISGPGVVRAVLSQMDNSDLGELSETIKRTSFKITRMGELVGREMAGRLGVEFGIVDLSLAPTPAEGDSVANILEIMGLEKCGTHGTTAALALLTDAVKKGGAMATSYTGGLSGAFIPVSEDSGMVDAVKSGAIGIDKLEAMTSVCSVGLDMLVVPGDTSPETLSAIIADECAIGMVNGKTTGVRLIPAGKEGEYVEFGGLLGGSYVMPLNKFSSAGFVRRGGRIPAPIQSFRN, via the coding sequence ATGATCTATTCCATCGAAGAGATCCTCGAGACCGTCCGCATGATCCAGGCGGAGCACCTCGATATCCGCACGGTCACCATGGGCATCAACCTCCGGGGATGCATCTCCGACGATATCAGGGAGATGAACAAGAACATCTACGAGACCATCACGTCGAGGGCCGGGAAGCTCGTGAGCGAGGCTAAGGCCGTCGAGGAGATGCTCGGCATTCCCATCGTGAATAAGCGCATCTCCGTTACCCCTATCGCGAGCCTGCTGGACACGCCTCTCGCCGGCAAAAAGAATGCCATCGAGGGGGCCGTCTCGGTGGCGAAGACCCTGGACCGGGCGGCGAAGGACCTCAACATCGACTTCATCGGGGGATACTCGGCTTTAGTCCATAAGGGCTTCACCACCGGCGATTCCATTTTGATCAACTCTATTCCCGAGGCGTTAACGTCCACGGACAGGGTGTGCAGCTCCGTGAACGTGGCCACCACGAAGAGCGGCATCAACATGGATGCCGTCCTGCTCATGGGGCAGGTCATGAAGAAGACGGCCGCCATAAACCCGATCGGCTGCGCCAAGCTTGTGGTTTTCGCGAACGCCCCCCAGGATAACCCGTTCATGGCAGGCGCCTTCCACGGCGAGGGCGAGCCCGAGACTGTCATCAACGTCGGCATCTCCGGGCCGGGCGTCGTGAGGGCCGTGCTCTCGCAGATGGACAACTCCGATCTCGGCGAGCTTTCGGAGACCATCAAGCGCACGTCGTTCAAGATCACCCGCATGGGCGAGCTGGTAGGCCGGGAGATGGCCGGGCGGCTGGGCGTGGAGTTCGGCATCGTGGATCTGTCGCTGGCTCCCACCCCGGCGGAGGGCGACTCCGTCGCCAACATCTTAGAGATCATGGGCCTGGAGAAGTGCGGCACCCACGGCACGACCGCCGCGCTTGCGTTATTGACGGACGCCGTGAAGAAGGGCGGCGCCATGGCCACGTCGTACACGGGCGGCCTGTCGGGCGCCTTCATCCCGGTGAGCGAGGACTCGGGCATGGTAGATGCGGTCAAGTCCGGCGCCATAGGCATCGACAAGCTCGAGGCCATGACCAGCGTATGCTCCGTGGGCCTGGACATGCTCGTGGTGCCGGGCGACACGTCCCCCGAGACGCTGTCCGCCATCATCGCGGACGAGTGCGCCATCGGAATGGTTAACGGCAAGACCACGGGAGTGCGGCTCATTCCCGCGGGCAAGGAGGGAGAGTACGTGGAGTTCGGCGGGCTGCTGGGCGGAAGCTACGTGATGCCCCTGAACAAGTTCTCCTCTGCGGGGTTCGTCAGGCGTGGCGGCCGGATACCGGCGCCCATCCAGAGCTTCAGGAATTAA
- a CDS encoding PUA domain-containing protein, translated as MMLERVRVIADYQFGRGAGAALFPNGVRFIMGRTGRLRQVLEGDKRIATLRANDGFLILSAYGGQKLKEALPFPQKRVIMNDDAAPFVAKGKTAFCKFVLDCDPEIRALEEVLLVDKDDNLLATGQALLCAAEMKAFKKGTAVSVRYGVKGKEMAPESE; from the coding sequence ATGATGCTTGAAAGGGTCAGGGTCATCGCCGATTACCAGTTCGGGAGGGGCGCCGGGGCCGCGCTGTTTCCCAACGGCGTACGTTTTATCATGGGCCGCACTGGCCGCCTGCGGCAAGTCCTCGAAGGGGATAAGCGCATAGCGACGCTGCGGGCCAACGATGGCTTTCTCATTCTGAGCGCCTACGGCGGCCAGAAGCTCAAGGAGGCGCTGCCTTTTCCCCAGAAGCGGGTCATCATGAACGACGATGCCGCCCCCTTCGTGGCCAAAGGAAAAACTGCTTTTTGCAAGTTCGTTTTAGATTGTGATCCGGAGATCAGGGCCCTGGAAGAGGTGCTCCTGGTCGACAAGGACGATAACCTGCTGGCAACAGGGCAGGCGCTGCTCTGCGCCGCCGAGATGAAGGCGTTCAAAAAGGGCACCGCAGTGAGCGTCCGGTACGGGGTCAAGGGCAAGGAGATGGCCCCCGAAAGCGAATGA
- a CDS encoding ACT domain-containing protein, with translation MAKERAVITVTGIDHPGIIASITKALADQDVNIEDLSQTIVQGLFTMILIADVTGRDLSKLQQTMARIGKKQGVQITVQHENIFKYMHRV, from the coding sequence ATGGCAAAGGAACGCGCAGTAATAACGGTCACCGGGATCGACCATCCCGGCATCATCGCCTCCATCACGAAGGCGCTGGCGGATCAGGACGTGAACATCGAGGACTTGAGCCAGACCATCGTGCAGGGCCTCTTCACCATGATCTTGATAGCGGACGTGACCGGCCGGGACCTTTCCAAGCTGCAGCAGACCATGGCCCGGATCGGCAAAAAGCAGGGCGTCCAGATCACCGTACAGCACGAGAACATCTTCAAGTACATGCACCGGGTCTGA